Proteins encoded together in one Salvelinus fontinalis isolate EN_2023a chromosome 6, ASM2944872v1, whole genome shotgun sequence window:
- the LOC129858421 gene encoding EF-hand calcium-binding domain-containing protein 9-like — protein MKLKKGALLNYLDFDSVYCLLTMRNAKILSDYFKLLDVHNRNTLNDIQFYHFMHHVTDLKKKEIMMTFDMLDWNANGEIGFAQFYMLVCILLCNEYHVEKNFIFRHSRLVFELLDMDGGHTISPAEFQASGFLFNLKGHAIDKIFYEFDVSGDKDLNYKEFKMFTMACIDMQEDTKKMRKLQVRRTNTPRQERGATNAGVTHTPPDSQSGCSSHTD, from the exons ATGAAGCTAAAGAAAGGAGCTCTTTTAAATTATCTGGACTTTGACAGTGTCTACTGTCTTCTCACCATGCGCAACGCCAAAATACTGTCTGATTACTTCAAACTACTGGATGTCCACAACAGGAACACTCTGAATG ACATCCAGTTCTATCACTTCATGCACCATGTGACTGATCTGAAGAAGAAGGAGATCATGATGACCTTTGACATGCTAGACTGGAACGCCAACGGAGAGATCGGCTTCGCACAGTTCTACATGCTGGTCTGCATCCTGCTCTGCAACGAG TACCACGTGGAGAAGAACTTTATCTTCCGTCACTCCAGGCTGGTGTTTGAGTTGCTGGACATGGACGGAGGTCACACCATCAGCCCCGCCGAGTTCCAGGCCTCTGGCTTCCTGTTCAACCTCAAGGGACACGCCATCGATAAGATTTTCTACGAGTTCGACGTCTCCGGAGACAAG gACCTGAACTACAAGGAGTTTAAGATGTTCACTATGGCCTGTATCGACATGCAGGAGGACACCAAGAAGATGCGCAA GTTACAGGTGAGGAGAACCAACACCCCCAGACAGGAGAGAGGTGCGACCAATGCaggggtaacacacacacctcccgaCTCACAAAGTGGATGCAGCAGCCACACAGActga